The Thermocrinis ruber genomic sequence GACGCGAACGGACAGGTTAAGACGGTTCGGGTGGGCTCTGAGGTGGGTGGCTACCGGGTTGCACATATAGACAGGAACTACATAATCCTTTCAAGGGGTGAGGAGAAAAAGGCAATAGGCTTTAGCTTTGCAAGGGTGGAGGCTAAGACTACAGAACCTAAAGCCATAGCCCAAGGGGAAACACAAACCCTTCAGGCGGTAGTCCAAAAGAGGGAAATAGAAAGCGTTACCGCGGACCCTGGCGTTATGTTCAGACAAATAAGGCTTGTACCTTATGTGCAGGATGGAAGAACTACAGGCTTTCTCTTTGAATGGGTGGACCCTCAGAGCATGTTTTCAAAAGTGGGCATAGTGCCCGGAGATGTGCTCGTTAGCATAAACAATCAGCAGATAAAGAGCGGAGAAGATGCCTTTAGAATACTGCAAGTTCTGAGAAACGAGAGCAGTTTTAAAATAGGGCTTATCAGAGAAGGCAAACCAGTGGAACTTTTGGTGAGGGTGGAATAGATGCTAAGGTTAATACTGTTTTTGCTTTTGGGCTTATCTGTATGTGTTTATCCGCAAACTGCGGAGGAACTTCAAAAATTAGCCCAAGAGCAAAAAAAGACGGGCAGGGTCTTTTTAAACTTTCAAGATGCGGACATATCCCTTGTAGCTAAGTTTATGTCTGAGCTTACGGGTAAAAATATCATCTTGGACCCGGCAGTGAGGGGCACCATTACGGTGAGCTCCGCAAAGCCCGTCAGCGTGCAAACCGCATGGGAAATATTTCTCTTAGCATTATCCCTGCAGGGCTACGGAGTGGTGGAGGAGAAGAACTACGTAAGCATAGTGCCCCTGCAAAAGGCTACCTCTCTGGCGCAGTTAAAAAAACCCTCCCACTCAGGGGAAGTGATCGTATACATCTACAAGGCGGAAAACACCCAAGCCCTCCAGCTTCAGCAGGCGGTCCAACCCTTTCTCTCTCCCAACGCTAAAATTACGGTACATGTCCCTTCCAACAGCCTGATCATTGCAGACGTAGCCCAAAACGTAGAAAGATTAAAGAAGCTCTTAAAAGAGCTTGACTCTCCAGAGAGGGGCTTGAGCGTCAAGTTGTATAAGCTACAGAAGGCTAAGGCGGAAAGCGTTTTTCAAAGCATTCAGGCTCTGAGCTCTGCCTTTCAACAACAGCTCGGCACACCAATTTTTATAACCTTTAGCAAAGACAGCAACTCAATAGTGGTGGTTGCCAATGAAAAGGTTCAAGGTTTAATAAAGGAAGTTATAGAAACCCTTGATGAAGAAAGCCTCGGTCCCTTAGAGAGGAGCTTTTATATCATAAAGCTGAACCATATCTCCGCAGAGGAACTATACAGAAGCTTACAGACCCTCTTTGGGAGCGGACCTCCCACAACTCAGGCAGTCCAACCTCAAGTTCAACCTCAAGAGCGTAGGACAACTCCACCGGATACGAGGGGCACGGAAATACCACTGAGAAGGGAAGAATACAGAACACCCCAAAGGCAGACAACTCCTCTGACAGCTATAGAAACCAGGGAAGGGCTAAGGATAGGCTTTGACAGGGGCACCAA encodes the following:
- a CDS encoding PDZ domain-containing protein, yielding MNFNLFGYLFLLLAVCFSLPLLIYSNLISRGISSVPVLRVEKPRVADFRPVFKREEQKQQREVSVRLLATAVGSVNLALIDANGQVKTVRVGSEVGGYRVAHIDRNYIILSRGEEKKAIGFSFARVEAKTTEPKAIAQGETQTLQAVVQKREIESVTADPGVMFRQIRLVPYVQDGRTTGFLFEWVDPQSMFSKVGIVPGDVLVSINNQQIKSGEDAFRILQVLRNESSFKIGLIREGKPVELLVRVE
- the gspD gene encoding type II secretion system secretin GspD; this translates as MLRLILFLLLGLSVCVYPQTAEELQKLAQEQKKTGRVFLNFQDADISLVAKFMSELTGKNIILDPAVRGTITVSSAKPVSVQTAWEIFLLALSLQGYGVVEEKNYVSIVPLQKATSLAQLKKPSHSGEVIVYIYKAENTQALQLQQAVQPFLSPNAKITVHVPSNSLIIADVAQNVERLKKLLKELDSPERGLSVKLYKLQKAKAESVFQSIQALSSAFQQQLGTPIFITFSKDSNSIVVVANEKVQGLIKEVIETLDEESLGPLERSFYIIKLNHISAEELYRSLQTLFGSGPPTTQAVQPQVQPQERRTTPPDTRGTEIPLRREEYRTPQRQTTPLTAIETREGLRIGFDRGTNSVIIYGTPQEYESLKSFIEKIDVRRKQVLIAATVVEMSTRQALELGVRWQILGTQGGAAFGGASLQDVYSALLSGSFVMGTLSRSGTSVTIQSTTLFFPDLVLLFSLLEKGSGFNIISNPKVLTLDNQEAIIKVGQVVPFASGVKFDINGQPIITYDYKEVGLSLSVTPTISGKDLRLLINLNLQEIIDFLRPQIGTLSYAVPVTSNRQLNSDVVVENGQTIIIGGLVSTRTLDNIEGVPGLMNVPILGWLFKRKTTSEDKVSLFIFLTPYVIEKPEDLSKITEEHQKLAQELRKRVEEANKKKRTKNEAED